From Minwuia thermotolerans, the proteins below share one genomic window:
- a CDS encoding Lrp/AsnC family transcriptional regulator, with protein MKSAKARPLDDIDRRILRELALNGRLTSAQLGERVGLSASPCWQRVRRMEDEGVIEGYAAVLDARKLGLHQTIIIEVTLERHDDDIIERFGQALAECPEVIEAYLTTGEYDYFIRVAVDSTEGYEKFLRERLYRIPGIRHTRSCFALRCLKRLVSPLPDPAG; from the coding sequence ATGAAATCGGCGAAAGCCCGCCCGCTGGACGATATCGACCGCCGCATTCTCCGCGAGCTCGCCCTGAATGGCCGGCTGACCAGCGCGCAGCTCGGCGAACGGGTGGGGCTGTCGGCCAGCCCCTGCTGGCAGCGGGTCCGGCGCATGGAGGACGAAGGCGTCATCGAGGGCTACGCCGCGGTTCTCGACGCGCGGAAGCTGGGATTGCACCAGACCATCATCATCGAGGTCACGCTGGAGCGGCACGACGACGACATCATCGAGCGTTTCGGCCAGGCTCTCGCCGAATGCCCGGAGGTCATCGAGGCCTATCTGACCACGGGCGAGTATGACTATTTCATCCGCGTCGCGGTCGACAGCACAGAGGGTTACGAGAAATTCCTGAGAGAAAGGCTCTACCGCATTCCCGGCATCCGCCACACCCGCTCCTGCTTCGCGCTGCGCTGCCTGAAGCGGCTGGTCTCGCCCCTGCCCGACCCCGCGGGCTGA
- a CDS encoding SDR family NAD(P)-dependent oxidoreductase — translation MSFENIDVVVTGGTGDLGQAVVGLLLEQGATCHIPNLVAAELEGFAHRGHERVRIAEGVDLTDAGQVAAFYERLPPIGASIHLAGGFLFAPVAETSAADFEKQWRMNAQTCFHCCQAAIAAFRGQDGGGRIVNVTARPGLEPRQGASMAAYTAAKAAVAALTEALAEETAKEDILINAVAPSILDTPANRSAMPKADHRQWPKLEEVARTIVFLAGPENRVTRGGLVPVYGRF, via the coding sequence GTGAGCTTCGAGAACATCGACGTCGTCGTGACCGGCGGCACTGGCGATCTGGGGCAGGCCGTCGTCGGCCTGCTGCTGGAGCAGGGCGCGACCTGTCACATTCCGAATCTGGTCGCCGCCGAACTGGAGGGCTTCGCCCATCGCGGTCATGAACGTGTGCGCATTGCCGAGGGCGTGGACCTGACCGACGCCGGCCAGGTCGCGGCATTCTATGAGCGACTGCCGCCGATCGGCGCATCCATCCATCTGGCCGGCGGTTTCCTGTTTGCGCCGGTGGCGGAGACCAGCGCGGCGGATTTCGAGAAGCAGTGGCGCATGAACGCCCAGACCTGCTTTCACTGCTGCCAGGCGGCGATCGCGGCCTTCCGCGGCCAGGACGGGGGCGGGCGGATCGTCAACGTGACGGCGCGGCCCGGTCTGGAACCGAGGCAGGGCGCGAGCATGGCCGCCTACACGGCGGCGAAGGCGGCCGTGGCGGCGCTGACCGAGGCGCTGGCCGAGGAGACGGCGAAGGAAGACATCCTGATCAACGCCGTGGCGCCGTCGATCCTGGACACGCCGGCGAACCGCTCGGCGATGCCGAAAGCCGATCACCGCCAGTGGCCGAAGCTGGAGGAGGTGGCGCGGACCATCGTCTTCCTGGCCGGCCCCGAAAACCGCGTGACCCGCGGCGGGCTGGTGCCCGTCTATGGCCGCTTCTGA
- a CDS encoding GFA family protein yields the protein MKIEGGCYCGDVRYESTGEPTAAIQCHCRECQYITGGNPNAIMIVPADGFRFTKGEPKAFARSDLERPVTRLFCPTCGTAIGTRTPNRPDSFIIKIGTLDDPSIYKPQAAIFTIDRQPFHHIPDGLPQFERRAG from the coding sequence ATGAAGATCGAGGGCGGATGTTATTGCGGTGACGTGCGCTACGAATCGACCGGCGAGCCGACGGCGGCGATCCAGTGCCACTGCCGCGAGTGCCAGTACATCACCGGCGGCAATCCCAACGCGATCATGATCGTGCCCGCGGACGGATTCCGCTTCACGAAAGGCGAGCCGAAGGCATTCGCCCGCAGTGATCTGGAACGGCCCGTCACGCGGCTGTTCTGCCCGACCTGCGGCACCGCCATCGGCACCCGGACGCCGAACCGTCCAGACTCCTTCATCATCAAGATCGGCACCCTGGACGATCCGTCGATCTACAAGCCACAGGCGGCGATCTTCACCATCGACCGCCAGCCCTTCCATCACATTCCTGACGGCCTGCCGCAATTCGAACGGCGGGCGGGCTAG
- a CDS encoding methyl-accepting chemotaxis protein produces the protein MKIRWTIRNRMLLLSMAAVMAIAVLGANHYFASSSVQTKTRQAAELSRSIAMVSQARLENGAMLLAAMDSIIDKTEGQVRPERAEVIDAAVAHLGENLPAIESLGRELGAEDAAGTLAADFEDVTTAIRTDLRQAIESGASEAEFARIDDVVDQAGDRLGASLATIEARGQALLNQRLSEAGSAIDGSLTESIVTALAAMLIILPLAAFITTGIVRALEALSVTMRRLADGDLDVEVPRTGRADELGRMADAVLVFKENALEVKRLHADQERQLRAASEERRQARLSLSGEFDSSVRVVVDNVTGAVTEMRGTSMQLVDVASQALDEAGAVTESSERTSSAVEAVAAAAEELSSSISEINRRLADSVQMTKGATETAQNTSHRVRSLAEAADRIGAVVGLIQDIAGQTNLLALNATIEAARAGEAGKGFAVVAAEVKTLANQTARATEDIGEQIAAIQGATNEAVAAIARIAETTREVDSVTSSIAAAVEEQGAATHEISRSAQEAASAVQETVQTIRSIHARIDETGASVRIVSDAAANLNGQFDSLNGQVSTFLERIRAA, from the coding sequence ATGAAGATCAGATGGACCATCAGGAACAGGATGCTACTGTTGTCGATGGCGGCGGTGATGGCCATTGCGGTACTTGGCGCGAACCATTATTTCGCCTCATCTTCGGTACAGACGAAGACGCGCCAGGCCGCCGAACTCAGCCGTTCCATCGCCATGGTCAGCCAGGCGCGGCTGGAGAACGGCGCCATGCTGCTGGCGGCGATGGACTCGATCATCGACAAGACCGAAGGCCAGGTCCGGCCCGAACGGGCCGAGGTCATCGACGCGGCCGTCGCCCATCTCGGCGAGAACCTGCCGGCGATCGAATCCCTTGGACGCGAGTTGGGCGCCGAGGACGCGGCGGGCACACTGGCGGCAGACTTCGAGGATGTGACGACGGCGATCCGGACCGATCTGCGGCAGGCGATCGAAAGCGGCGCCAGCGAGGCCGAATTCGCGCGCATCGACGATGTCGTCGATCAGGCCGGCGACCGCCTGGGCGCGTCCCTCGCCACGATCGAGGCCAGGGGCCAGGCCTTGCTGAACCAACGGCTGTCCGAGGCCGGCAGCGCGATCGACGGCTCCCTGACGGAATCCATCGTGACCGCGCTCGCCGCGATGCTGATCATCCTGCCGCTGGCGGCCTTCATCACGACCGGGATCGTCCGCGCTCTGGAGGCGCTGTCGGTGACGATGAGGCGGTTGGCCGACGGCGATCTGGACGTCGAAGTGCCGCGCACGGGCCGCGCCGACGAACTGGGCCGGATGGCCGATGCGGTGCTGGTCTTCAAGGAAAACGCCCTTGAAGTGAAGCGATTGCATGCCGATCAGGAGCGCCAGCTGCGCGCCGCCTCGGAGGAGCGCCGCCAGGCGCGCCTCAGCCTGTCCGGCGAGTTCGATTCCTCGGTCAGGGTGGTAGTCGACAACGTGACCGGCGCGGTGACCGAGATGCGGGGCACGTCCATGCAGCTTGTCGACGTTGCCAGCCAGGCGCTCGACGAAGCCGGTGCAGTGACCGAGTCGTCGGAGCGCACAAGCTCGGCGGTCGAAGCCGTCGCGGCCGCGGCGGAGGAACTGAGCAGCTCGATCTCCGAGATCAATCGCCGGCTGGCGGATTCGGTGCAGATGACCAAGGGCGCGACCGAAACCGCGCAGAACACCAGCCATCGGGTCAGGTCGCTGGCCGAGGCCGCCGATCGCATCGGCGCTGTCGTCGGCCTGATCCAGGACATCGCCGGCCAGACCAATCTGCTGGCGCTGAATGCCACCATCGAGGCCGCCCGAGCGGGCGAGGCGGGGAAGGGCTTTGCCGTCGTCGCCGCCGAGGTCAAGACCCTGGCCAACCAGACCGCGCGGGCGACCGAGGACATCGGCGAGCAGATTGCCGCCATCCAGGGCGCGACCAACGAGGCTGTGGCCGCCATCGCCCGCATCGCCGAGACCACCCGCGAAGTGGATTCGGTGACCTCCTCCATTGCCGCGGCTGTCGAGGAACAGGGGGCGGCCACCCACGAGATCTCACGGAGCGCGCAGGAGGCTGCGTCGGCGGTGCAGGAGACCGTGCAGACCATCCGATCGATTCATGCCCGGATCGACGAGACCGGGGCTTCGGTCCGGATCGTCTCCGATGCGGCGGCCAACCTGAATGGCCAGTTCGATTCCCTGAACGGTCAGGTCTCCACTTTCCTGGAACGGATCCGGGCCGCCTGA
- a CDS encoding GlcG/HbpS family heme-binding protein, which translates to MAERLGLTEARKVVDAMLAAAAERGLVMAAAVVDAGGDLIHLSRMDGGSALNARMSHNKAYTAVKWRRDTKVLKERLFDMGLGEERRDIAWFGDPMYTPVWGGILLKSAAGEVLGALGESGGTPEQDQEIGRVGARVFAEL; encoded by the coding sequence ATGGCGGAACGGCTGGGACTGACCGAGGCGCGCAAGGTGGTGGACGCCATGCTGGCGGCGGCGGCGGAGCGCGGGCTGGTGATGGCGGCGGCGGTGGTCGACGCCGGGGGCGACCTGATCCATCTCTCGCGCATGGACGGCGGCTCGGCGCTGAACGCGCGGATGAGCCACAACAAGGCCTATACGGCCGTGAAATGGCGGCGCGACACCAAGGTGCTGAAGGAGCGGCTGTTCGACATGGGGCTGGGGGAGGAACGCCGCGACATCGCCTGGTTCGGCGATCCCATGTACACGCCCGTCTGGGGCGGTATCCTGCTGAAATCCGCCGCCGGCGAGGTCCTGGGCGCCCTGGGCGAGAGTGGCGGCACGCCCGAACAGGACCAGGAAATCGGCCGCGTCGGCGCACGGGTCTTCGCCGAACTCTGA
- a CDS encoding crotonase/enoyl-CoA hydratase family protein, with amino-acid sequence MTGFEHIIYEAADGRARITLNKPEKRNALSVPLQKEMNEALWEADNDKAVHCVILRGAGTSFSAGYDLTPGTNVSATPGEGAGSYRDGGIYADPTIDDDIWRLELGQRLRMALFDMHKPVIAQVHGHCLAGGSDLALLCDIIIAAEDATIGFPPVRDLGSPPNQMWLYNCGPQWAKRLLLTGDTVTGEEAALIGLVLKAVPADMLEAEVEGLADRMAKIDPDLLAANKRIVNLGIELMGGRTLQRIAAENDARGHLAPGTRAFRDNARAKGLKAALKERDGQFGDGRARVRGPEVRDKDGRLV; translated from the coding sequence ATGACCGGATTCGAACACATCATCTACGAGGCCGCGGACGGGCGCGCGCGCATCACGCTGAACAAGCCGGAAAAACGCAACGCGCTTTCCGTACCGTTGCAGAAGGAGATGAACGAGGCGCTCTGGGAAGCCGACAACGACAAGGCGGTGCATTGCGTCATCCTGCGCGGGGCCGGCACGTCGTTCTCGGCGGGGTACGACCTGACGCCCGGCACCAACGTGTCCGCGACGCCCGGCGAGGGGGCGGGCAGCTACCGTGACGGCGGCATCTATGCCGACCCCACCATCGATGACGACATCTGGCGCCTGGAACTGGGCCAGCGTCTGCGCATGGCGCTTTTCGACATGCACAAGCCGGTCATCGCCCAGGTGCACGGCCACTGCCTGGCCGGCGGTTCGGACCTGGCGCTGCTCTGCGACATCATCATCGCCGCCGAGGACGCAACCATCGGCTTTCCGCCGGTACGCGATCTCGGTTCGCCGCCCAACCAGATGTGGCTCTACAACTGCGGGCCGCAATGGGCGAAGCGATTGCTGCTGACCGGCGATACGGTAACGGGCGAGGAAGCGGCGCTGATCGGGCTGGTGCTGAAGGCGGTGCCGGCGGACATGCTGGAAGCGGAAGTCGAGGGGCTGGCCGACCGGATGGCGAAGATCGATCCCGATCTGCTGGCCGCCAACAAGCGTATCGTCAATCTGGGCATCGAGCTGATGGGCGGGCGCACGCTGCAGCGGATCGCCGCCGAGAACGATGCCCGCGGCCATCTGGCGCCCGGCACGCGCGCCTTCCGCGACAACGCCAGGGCGAAAGGCCTCAAGGCGGCGCTGAAGGAACGCGACGGCCAGTTCGGCGACGGCCGCGCGCGGGTGCGCGGGCCCGAGGTTCGTGACAAGGACGGGCGTCTGGTCTGA
- the mdoH gene encoding glucans biosynthesis glucosyltransferase MdoH, giving the protein MSAAPLAVSFVAVSSLAVSAALVAAFGGDGVSAIEALILLLILPLHAMLAAGFVFACLGLWQVESARKRPSAECPTESTGTPCEAGFLTVIAVPVFHEDPAEVFARIRTMYESLRREGRLGGFEFFILSDSRRPEVAAAEERAWRGLCAEVSGHGRIFYRRRPDNRGKKSGNIAEFCQRWGGRYRYMIVLDADSLMTGGAMAEMVERMEADPALGLLQTRPLERDGVTLFARIRQFANSVYGAVFTPGLAAAQGDAAFYWGHNAIMRTEAFAGACGLPELPGQPPLGGPIMSHDFVEAALLRRRGWKVRIETDIDGSYEEGPPSLTDFATRDRRWCQGNLQHARLLPVAGLNWISRANFVLGIMGYVAGPLWFLLLATMTAAALADALPRRAALVDLPVAGDVAVLALTVFYLVGPKLLALAHGLVDRRIRNGHGGGLRMSASVLLEMIFSALLAPILMILYTRFVIEVLTGRSVAWNPQRREADRMRWSEALRQYRWEIAAALGGAALLSVFAPVHFLWLAPVLAGLLLAAPIDVLSGRAASGRATARLGLFLVPHEPRGHADRARGDGIFGALARRH; this is encoded by the coding sequence ATGTCGGCCGCGCCGCTTGCCGTTTCCTTCGTCGCCGTCTCGTCTCTGGCGGTGAGCGCCGCGCTTGTCGCCGCTTTTGGGGGCGACGGCGTCAGCGCGATCGAGGCGCTGATTCTCCTTCTGATCCTTCCCCTGCATGCCATGCTGGCGGCGGGGTTCGTTTTTGCCTGTCTGGGATTGTGGCAGGTCGAATCTGCGCGCAAGCGGCCATCGGCGGAGTGCCCCACCGAGTCGACCGGCACGCCCTGCGAGGCCGGATTCCTGACTGTCATCGCCGTGCCTGTTTTCCACGAGGACCCTGCAGAGGTCTTCGCCCGGATCCGGACCATGTATGAATCGCTGCGTCGCGAGGGACGGCTGGGTGGTTTCGAGTTCTTCATCCTCAGCGATTCGCGCCGGCCCGAGGTGGCGGCGGCCGAGGAACGCGCGTGGCGAGGGCTGTGCGCCGAGGTTTCGGGACACGGGCGGATATTCTACCGCCGCCGGCCCGACAACCGGGGCAAGAAGAGCGGCAATATCGCCGAGTTCTGCCAACGCTGGGGCGGCCGCTACCGCTACATGATCGTGCTCGACGCCGACAGTCTGATGACCGGCGGCGCGATGGCCGAGATGGTCGAGCGGATGGAGGCCGATCCGGCGCTCGGCCTGCTGCAGACCCGGCCCCTGGAGCGTGATGGCGTGACGCTCTTCGCCCGGATCCGGCAGTTCGCCAACTCGGTCTACGGGGCGGTGTTTACCCCCGGACTAGCCGCGGCGCAGGGGGACGCCGCCTTCTACTGGGGCCATAACGCGATCATGCGCACGGAGGCATTCGCCGGCGCGTGCGGTCTGCCGGAACTGCCGGGACAGCCGCCACTTGGCGGACCCATCATGAGCCACGACTTCGTTGAAGCTGCACTGCTGCGCCGGCGCGGCTGGAAGGTCCGCATCGAGACGGACATTGACGGCAGCTATGAGGAAGGGCCGCCCAGCCTGACCGACTTTGCCACCCGCGACCGGCGGTGGTGTCAGGGCAATCTGCAGCACGCGCGGCTGCTCCCGGTGGCCGGTCTGAACTGGATCAGCCGGGCGAACTTCGTTCTCGGCATCATGGGCTATGTCGCCGGGCCGCTTTGGTTCCTGCTGCTTGCCACGATGACGGCCGCGGCGCTGGCCGACGCGCTGCCGCGGCGGGCGGCGCTCGTGGATCTGCCGGTCGCCGGCGATGTCGCCGTACTGGCGCTGACCGTCTTCTATCTGGTGGGTCCGAAGCTTCTGGCTCTTGCCCATGGCCTGGTCGACCGGCGGATCCGGAACGGTCATGGCGGGGGCCTGCGCATGAGCGCAAGCGTTCTGCTGGAGATGATCTTCTCGGCGTTGCTGGCGCCGATCCTCATGATCCTGTATACGCGTTTCGTCATCGAGGTTCTGACCGGCCGCTCGGTCGCGTGGAATCCGCAAAGGCGGGAAGCGGACCGCATGCGATGGTCCGAAGCGCTGCGTCAGTACAGGTGGGAGATTGCGGCGGCGCTGGGCGGCGCCGCCCTGCTGTCGGTTTTCGCGCCGGTCCATTTCCTGTGGCTCGCGCCCGTTCTGGCCGGTCTGCTGCTGGCGGCGCCGATCGATGTCCTTTCCGGCCGCGCCGCCTCGGGGCGGGCGACGGCGCGACTCGGTCTGTTCCTTGTGCCGCACGAGCCGCGCGGTCACGCAGACCGCGCGCGCGGCGATGGAATATTCGGCGCGCTGGCGCGTCGACATTGA
- a CDS encoding SDR family NAD(P)-dependent oxidoreductase, with amino-acid sequence MTAPLPNFSIDLTGQTAIVTGASSGLGLRFAKVLAAAGAKVALTARRVERLEELAAEIRKAGGTAAPFALDVTDAGQLKAIVPQVEAELGVPTILVNNAGIPDAQWATKMSTDLIDGVLDTNVRAPWILSCEVARRLIEVNSPGRIVNISSAGAFNYRGQGAALYSVSKAAVIRMTEALAVEWARFNINVNAIAPGAFASEMMDGMLSRMGDITKGFPRGRLGDPSQLDSSLLYFCSPSSDFVTGTYVRVDDGQHPR; translated from the coding sequence ATGACCGCTCCGTTGCCCAATTTCTCGATCGACCTGACCGGCCAGACCGCGATCGTGACCGGCGCATCCTCCGGCCTCGGACTGCGTTTCGCGAAGGTGCTGGCGGCCGCCGGCGCGAAGGTGGCGCTGACCGCGCGCCGGGTCGAACGGCTGGAGGAACTGGCGGCCGAAATCCGCAAGGCCGGCGGGACGGCTGCGCCGTTCGCCCTGGACGTCACGGACGCCGGGCAGCTCAAGGCCATCGTGCCGCAGGTTGAGGCCGAACTCGGCGTGCCGACGATCCTGGTGAACAATGCCGGCATTCCCGACGCCCAGTGGGCGACGAAGATGTCCACGGACCTGATCGACGGGGTGCTGGACACCAACGTTCGGGCGCCGTGGATCCTGTCCTGCGAGGTCGCGCGGCGTCTGATCGAGGTGAATTCGCCCGGCCGCATCGTGAACATTTCCTCGGCCGGGGCGTTCAACTACCGCGGCCAGGGCGCGGCCCTCTATTCGGTCAGCAAGGCGGCGGTGATCCGCATGACCGAGGCGCTGGCCGTGGAATGGGCGCGCTTCAACATCAACGTCAACGCCATCGCGCCCGGCGCCTTCGCCTCCGAGATGATGGACGGCATGCTTTCGCGCATGGGCGACATCACCAAGGGCTTCCCGCGCGGGCGGCTGGGCGATCCGTCACAGCTCGACAGTTCGCTGCTCTATTTCTGCTCGCCATCGTCGGACTTCGTGACCGGCACTTATGTCCGGGTGGACGACGGCCAGCACCCGCGTTGA
- a CDS encoding response regulator has protein sequence MNNENRLVARNLPYLRRYARALTGSQTRGDRYVVLCLEAMLCDAEAGTPPPASRVELYRRFHNAWERTGPIHAEPGSGGEPAGRGADAYLQALAEHKRQALLLTAIDGFSTEETARILDRPEEDVGRLLQLAYDDLQNQTATTALVIEDEPIIAVDIVGIVEEMGHRVVGTAATRDEAVAIARRTNPGIVMADIELGDGSSGIDAVEDILDALDVPVIFVTAYPERLLSGQGREPAFLVTKPFEPETLRVTIYHALMAAPAGRQAA, from the coding sequence ATGAACAATGAGAACCGGCTGGTTGCGCGCAACCTGCCCTATCTGCGCCGCTACGCGCGCGCCCTGACCGGCTCGCAGACGCGCGGCGACCGTTATGTCGTTCTCTGCCTGGAGGCCATGCTCTGCGACGCCGAAGCCGGCACGCCGCCGCCCGCAAGCCGCGTTGAACTCTACAGACGCTTCCACAATGCGTGGGAGCGGACGGGCCCGATCCACGCGGAACCGGGTTCGGGCGGGGAACCGGCGGGCCGGGGAGCCGACGCCTATCTTCAGGCCCTCGCCGAACACAAGCGCCAGGCTCTGCTGCTGACGGCGATCGACGGCTTTTCGACCGAGGAGACCGCGCGCATCCTCGACCGCCCGGAGGAGGATGTGGGCCGGCTGCTGCAACTCGCCTACGACGATCTGCAGAACCAGACGGCGACGACGGCTCTGGTGATCGAGGACGAACCCATCATCGCGGTCGACATCGTCGGCATCGTCGAGGAAATGGGCCACAGGGTCGTGGGCACCGCAGCCACCCGGGACGAGGCCGTGGCTATCGCCCGGCGGACCAATCCCGGCATCGTCATGGCCGACATCGAACTGGGCGACGGCAGTTCAGGCATCGACGCCGTGGAAGATATTCTGGACGCCCTGGATGTGCCGGTGATCTTCGTGACCGCCTATCCCGAGCGTCTGCTGAGCGGGCAGGGGCGGGAGCCGGCCTTTCTCGTCACCAAGCCCTTCGAGCCGGAGACGCTCAGGGTGACCATCTATCACGCGCTGATGGCCGCGCCCGCCGGCAGGCAGGCGGCCTAG
- a CDS encoding RNA polymerase sigma factor yields the protein MTDGATEDSDGAEGAVPDPEDLETHVRVLRRYARALMGNPAGADDLVQETLKRALIHIGKGRQVRNLRSYLLTILHNVRMDQIRKEKNHGQQVPLDEAMTVAEPAAQPHRLEYNRLLAALSELSEDQRAVLLLAGLEGRKYREVAEILGQPIGTVMSRLNRGRAALRRRLDDEAPAQAAETAYGKRDKPVRRRHAR from the coding sequence GTGACAGATGGCGCGACAGAGGATTCGGACGGCGCTGAAGGCGCCGTTCCGGATCCCGAAGATCTTGAAACTCATGTCCGCGTGCTGCGGCGCTACGCCCGGGCACTGATGGGCAACCCCGCCGGCGCCGATGACCTGGTTCAGGAGACCCTCAAACGGGCACTGATCCACATCGGCAAGGGCCGTCAGGTCCGCAATCTGAGATCCTATCTGCTGACCATTCTGCACAACGTTCGCATGGATCAGATCCGCAAGGAGAAGAACCACGGTCAGCAGGTGCCGCTGGACGAGGCGATGACCGTTGCCGAGCCCGCCGCCCAGCCGCACCGGCTGGAATACAATCGGCTGCTGGCGGCCCTGTCCGAGCTTTCCGAAGACCAGCGCGCGGTGCTGCTGCTCGCGGGCCTGGAAGGCCGCAAGTACCGTGAAGTCGCCGAGATTCTGGGTCAGCCCATCGGCACGGTGATGTCGCGGCTGAACCGGGGACGCGCGGCGCTCAGGCGCCGTCTGGATGACGAAGCACCGGCGCAAGCGGCCGAGACCGCGTACGGCAAGCGGGACAAGCCGGTCCGTCGGCGCCACGCACGCTGA
- a CDS encoding sensor histidine kinase, producing the protein MIGSRLSSWWLRGALRQRLAVVLALVLLPPVTLSVYLAWDAYDEHTRRAQLSVKQFALLAATYERKSFEDTRSALQRVIRETPLDAPDYVCEEVFSRALENTPEFAGLGFFSPTGGRICGREMSMSDASGRSWFADVRRYRGFTISDYTFVPDSNDPVIVVAHAVYDDEGRFRGVLAASLRLHWLSSFLRQAQLPAEGVAFLLDSRGRVLAGSDLSMDDTDAALARWNAEAERAGSSPFSETVDADLRERIVARGSADFEAVGSDGVPRFYSSVALPHGDVSLLFGVPKASALGWVEKDMITRLVSLAVIWLTAVAAAWLAIQRLVIHWTSDLRAMSQAYGRGDYSVSRDFTQAPAELRQLGDTLEVMALRIQSREAELRDSLAQKDLLLREIHHRVKNNLQIVTSLLNIHGKSVTETSARSALDEVKLRVRALTLVHRYLYESDDLQLVDLNSFVSELGQAVLASSGDDRIRIAFQCDIPDLPILSDRAVPIALLVTEAITNALKHAFPDGRAGHIGLSFAIRDDGTGRLILTDDGIGFDVEAAREGLGVHLMHAFAKQIGGVLSIKGSDGTRIVMDVPIASLVGGAGRGQDDEGDGAEPGALPEAAE; encoded by the coding sequence GTGATCGGTTCGCGGCTGTCGTCCTGGTGGCTGCGCGGCGCATTGCGTCAGCGGCTGGCCGTCGTCCTGGCTCTCGTGCTGCTGCCCCCGGTGACGCTCAGCGTCTATCTTGCCTGGGACGCCTATGACGAACACACCCGGCGGGCGCAGCTGTCGGTCAAGCAGTTCGCCCTGCTCGCGGCGACCTATGAGAGGAAGTCGTTCGAAGACACCCGTTCGGCCTTGCAGCGCGTCATTCGGGAAACGCCGCTCGATGCCCCGGATTATGTCTGTGAAGAGGTCTTTTCGCGGGCGCTCGAGAACACGCCCGAGTTTGCCGGTCTCGGCTTCTTCTCGCCAACGGGCGGGCGGATCTGCGGCCGGGAAATGAGCATGAGCGACGCCTCCGGGCGGTCATGGTTCGCCGACGTCCGGCGTTACCGCGGTTTCACGATCAGCGACTACACCTTCGTGCCGGATTCGAACGATCCGGTGATCGTCGTTGCTCACGCCGTCTATGATGACGAGGGACGCTTCCGCGGTGTCCTGGCGGCATCGCTGCGCCTTCACTGGCTGAGTTCCTTTCTCCGGCAGGCGCAATTGCCGGCGGAGGGCGTCGCCTTCCTGCTCGATAGCCGCGGGCGGGTGCTCGCCGGATCCGACCTCTCTATGGACGATACGGACGCCGCCCTGGCGCGATGGAACGCGGAGGCGGAACGGGCCGGTTCGTCGCCATTTTCCGAGACGGTCGACGCGGACCTGCGCGAGCGGATCGTGGCCCGTGGCAGCGCGGATTTCGAGGCGGTCGGCAGCGACGGCGTGCCGCGCTTCTACAGCAGCGTCGCCCTGCCGCACGGAGACGTGAGCCTGCTGTTCGGCGTGCCCAAGGCGAGCGCTCTCGGCTGGGTGGAGAAGGACATGATCACCCGCCTCGTGAGCCTGGCGGTGATCTGGCTGACGGCGGTCGCAGCCGCGTGGCTCGCCATCCAGCGGCTGGTCATCCACTGGACCTCCGATCTGCGGGCGATGAGCCAGGCCTATGGCCGGGGCGACTATTCGGTCAGCCGGGATTTCACACAAGCGCCGGCGGAGCTCCGGCAATTGGGCGATACATTGGAGGTCATGGCCCTCCGCATCCAGTCGCGGGAGGCGGAGCTGCGCGACTCCCTGGCCCAGAAGGATCTGCTGTTGCGGGAGATCCATCACCGGGTGAAGAACAATCTTCAGATTGTCACCAGCCTGCTGAACATCCACGGCAAATCGGTCACCGAGACGTCGGCGCGCAGCGCGTTGGACGAGGTGAAGCTGCGCGTACGCGCCCTGACCCTGGTCCACCGCTATCTCTACGAGAGCGATGACCTTCAACTCGTGGATCTCAATTCCTTCGTCTCTGAACTGGGGCAGGCGGTGCTGGCCAGCAGCGGCGACGACCGCATACGGATCGCGTTCCAGTGCGATATTCCCGACCTGCCAATCCTTTCGGACCGGGCGGTGCCGATCGCGCTGCTTGTGACCGAGGCGATCACCAACGCGTTGAAACATGCCTTTCCCGACGGGCGGGCCGGCCATATCGGGCTGTCCTTCGCGATCCGGGACGACGGTACGGGCCGACTGATCCTGACCGACGACGGCATCGGATTCGATGTCGAGGCCGCGCGGGAGGGACTCGGCGTGCACCTGATGCACGCATTCGCCAAGCAGATCGGCGGCGTGCTTTCGATCAAGGGCAGCGATGGCACCCGTATCGTGATGGACGTGCCGATCGCCAGCCTGGTCGGCGGCGCCGGCCGGGGACAGGATGACGAAGGTGACGGGGCAGAGCCCGGCGCGCTGCCCGAAGCGGCGGAGTAG